The Paenibacillus sp. BIC5C1 DNA segment GGTCTGGGTCAGATTGTAACGGGAATTAGTCAGTTGCAATCCGGTCTCAAACAGGCCGCTGACGGTCAAGGTAAAGTGATTAGTGAAATTCCTTCCATTCAGAACGGACTTGGTCAGCTTCAGGGTGGTCAGGAGAAAATTCAGCAAGGCTTCTCGGATCTGAGTGGTCAACTGACGCAATTGACAGATGGTCTTAATCAGAGTGTAGATGGAATCGAACAGGTTTCAGGTGGACTTGATTCAGCACAGGACTACCTGACACAATTGCAAAACTCTCCTGATTCCGATCTGGCCGGCTGGTATGTTCCTGAAGAAGCACTGAATAGTAAAGACTTCACACAGGTATTCGATACGTATCTGTCCAAAGATCGGAAAACCATGACGATTGACGTTATTTTTGCCGAGAATCCATATGGAACAGAAGCGATTGATCGTGTTCCGGATATCGAAGCTGCAGTACATCGTGCTGTACAGGGAAGTGCGCTTGAAAAAGCGGATATCGCAATTGGCGGGGTAACCAGTACGTTCGCAGATCTGCAGGAAGTTTCCAACAACGACTACACACGCACAGTTATGCTGATGCTTGCAGGTACGTTTATCATTCTGGTCCTGCTGCTCCGTTCGGTTATTATGCCGCTGTATCTGATTGTCTCGTTGCTGCTGGCTTATTTCACATCCATGGCCCTGACTGAAGCGATCTTTGTGAATATACTTGGGTTCTCGGGTATCAGTTGGGTTACACCGTTCTTCGGCTTTGTCATGCTGATTGCACTGGGAGTGGATTACAGCATCTTCCTGATGGATCGTTTCAATGAGAACAAAGGTATGAGAGTCCAGGATGCCATACTGTATGCCATGAAAAACATGGGTACGGTCATCCTGTCTGCAGCCGTCATTCTGAGTGGTACCTTTGCAGCAATGTATCCATCGGGAGTTCTTTCGATGATGCAGATTGCGACGGTTGTACTCAGCGGATTGATCTTGTATTCTCTGTTGTTCCTGCCTTTCTTCGTTCCTGTAATGGTGAAAATGTTTGGTCGTGCCAATTGGTGGCCATTCCCGAACAAAGAACAGTCAGATTCCGTTGATTCGGATCGTAATATAGGCATGTAATGTAATGATATTGGAAAGCCCCGCTGGATTCCCAGCGGGGCTTTCTGTATGGTTTAGTGCAATCATTTGTAAAACGGACAAATAAATGTGTATGCCTACGGACACCATCCCGCGCCTTGTCTCCGTTCCTCTCATACGATATATAGGAATTGTGTATGGAGTAGTTTATAACACAGCAGAGAGGGGCGGCGGGATGGTATATCGATATGTGGCTATAGGAGATTCATTAACGGTAGGTACAGGAGCGCTGCTGGGCACCGGCTTTGTTCCTTTATATCGGAGAATGGCAGAAATGAATGTGCGTACGTTTGTATCCATGGATAATTTGGGCGTGAATGGACTTACGTCAGGGGAAATGCTGCAGATGATATCTAACAATCCTAGAGTACGCCAATCACTGCGTGAGGCGGATATTATTACGTTGTCGATTGGTGGGAACGATCTGATTCGTACATTCAAAGCAAGTGGCGGCATCCCGAACGCAAGTAAGATGACACAGGTGCTTGGGGATACCCGCAGTAACGTGTCCCAGATTATGAGGCATATCCGACAGTTGAAAGGAAACAGTGTATATATGGTCCGTACGATTGGTTTGTACAACCCATATCCGCAAGCGGCGGAAGCTGCGTATTGGGTGCGGCAATATAATTCCTTTCTGAATGGTGCAGGATCGGGGAACTATGCCTGTGCTCAGGTTTATGACCGGTTTGAAGGGCGAGAACGTGAACTGTTATTTTGGGACAGGGTTCATCCAAATGCCAAAGGCTACCGCGTGATTGCAGAACAGCTGAATCGTACAGGATACTATCCATTTGCCTGATCAGCAGACAGTGAAGCTTAGAATGACTATTATCTCGGAGCTGACTAGACCGAAAGAAATACTTCCGTTAAGATGAGGACATATAGAGGTTGTATTATGTGAGATAAAGGAGTTATTTTTGGTGCACATCATCGACTCAGGTTCCCTAAATGATTCAGAACAGCAGCTCATATCCACTGTTTTATCCTTATATGGTGTCACGTCCAACTGGAAAGCCCAGCGTGGAAAGGGAGGAATGAACAACTCTACCTTCATGGTAGAGACGGGCCAAGAATGTTACGTGCTGAGGCAGTATGAAACGCATAATGATCAAATGAAAATTGCTTTTGAACACGAGGTGCTGTCTGCCTTGTCACGTTCAGAGTTTGAGCTTGATGTGCCTGAGCCTGTTAGCCTTCCTGATGATAAGGATGCAACATTTCTAGCTGTGCAGGATCGTTACTCGGGCCGGAGTAAAATTGTGACGTTATTCCATTATCGTGAGGGCCATAATCCCGTGTGGAATACACCAGAGCAGCTGAGTGGACTAGGCAGGGCGGCGGGCATGTTATCTTCCGTTATGGCGCGCCTTCCCCTATCCCTGGATCCAGTTTACCCGCCCTATTATCAGATTCAGGAGGCTTACCCGCTCTGTTCGCCGGAGAAACTGTTACAACTATGCACCTCACCCCCGGACACGCTGATGGCATGTGCGGATGACCTACAGAAGCTGAAGGTTGCATTGCCTGACTTATTCAATACGCTGCGAGGTATGGAGGATTTGCCACATCAACTGGTCCATGGGGATTTGAATGCATCCAATGTATTGGCAGATTCTCAGGATATCATATGTGCCATTTTGGATTTTGAATTTGCCACATGGGATCTGCGGGTAATGGAGCTTGCTGTGCCCATGTCTGACCTTCTAACGATGGACAAGGAGCAGGCATGGATGTGGGAGGCTTTGGCGGGATTGATTCAGGGATTCAGACAACATGTCAACCTGGAACCAGAGGAGCTGAGCGTAATTCCAGCGCTTATTTTGCTTCGAAGTCTGGATGTGGTGATGCATTTTATCAGTCGGTTGTTCGAGGGTACAGATGAGCCTGAAGTGGCTGTGCAGCAAATCAGGAAGCTGAGAGAACGGGTAGACTGGATGAATGGTAATGAGGAACGACTGCGTGAGCTGCTAATCTAGCTCTGCAACATGGGATATATAACAAAAGTGCACTGATTTCTGCCTTGAGGCAAGAAGCAGTGCACTTTTTATTTGTGAAATCGTTTATCACGAATGAATGGATGGAGTTGCGTACATTTCAAATTCACGACAGCGAATCCAATTCTGAATTTAACGTACCAAATCAGCCTCTATAATCCACGCTTGCGGAACCAGCTGCGTACAGCCCAGCGACGCTCCTGGCGCTTCTTATATTTTGGCAGGGAGCGATATACGTTCAGTGATTGCTCGTAGGCTTGTTTTGCATCAGCAGTACGTCCAAGGGAGCGGTACACTGAGCCGAGCAGATAATACGCTTCACTGGATGAGGAATGAATCTCTTGGAATTGCTGAACGTATGCCAGCGCTTTGTCCCGGTGGGTATCCTTGAATGCACCTGCGAGTGTCAGATAAGGGCGGCCATATTTCACTCTTGGATTAATATCCAGTGCCTGCAAAATATGACGCTCCCCTTCTTCCGTTTGGCCCAGATGAAGTTCAGTTGTGCCCAGCGCCTCCCAATATTCAGCCGATTGCTCGTAAGGACGTTCCAGTTCCAGCAGCAAGGCATGAGCTTCGCTATAACGTTTGCGTTCAATTAACAGACGAGCCAGATCCAGCTTGGAAGAGACTTCATTCGGACTCATGGCAAGCTGCTGCCGGAGCCTTGAGATGTTACGCATACGCTTAAGTGGCTTCATGAAGCTTGGCATCACCCCAACATACCGACGATCTAGGAAATACAGAATGATGAGGAGAATAAGAACCGCCAAAAATGGATTGCCTACAATCCGCCACAGCAGGCCAAAGATTAGAAATTTAATCAGCACGACAAAGTCAACTCCAATTATGATGTAATCGCATTTCGAACACTTAAAATATATTTGGATTGGTCCAGCGGGTTAACTCCTCTGCGCTTCCGCGTATGGATCTGATCCGTAGGACAATCCTGGTACCCGGCAAAAGAAGTCGTGAGCACCCCACGTCCGCTCGTCTCTGAACGCAACTTCACCGGATAATCCATGGAGCTTGCCAGAGGCATACGTCCTTCAACGATGCATCGTCCGCCTCCGATGATCGGCGCTTCAAAGGTTGCCCGCATATGTACCAGATCACTAAGCGCTTTGCCACCGTACTCCTCCGGAACCGTTAACCGGAAATTCAGAATGGGTTCCAACAGGGTTGTACCTGTGTTTGCCAACCCATCCATAATCCCCATCGGTGTGGCTACTACAAAATCCAGTGGATGGGTATGCCAGACATGGTGCTCCCCTTCGATTAGCGTAATGCGCAGGTCGGTAACTTCCCACCCCAACAACCCCTGAGATAGCGCCTCGGGAATGCGGCGCTCCACTTCATTCTGATAACGAAGCAAGAGATGATCCGTCCGGACGGTGGATGAGTAGATCAGACCGCTGCCACGTGGCAAAGGCTCTATGCTCAATCGAAGAATGGCCCAGCAGGGCTTGGGCATCGTATACGCGATGAATCCTTCCCCGGAAGAACGAGGAGTTTCCTTATAGATGACTGATGGCGGGTCAAACACGACATCCAGTCCGAAACGACTCATCAGCAGGCTGGACAGAATCTCAAGCTGAATGGTTCCCATGACTTTAAGATGCAGTTCCCGTTCTTCAGGTAACCATTGCAAATCGAGCAGGGGATCTTCATCCGTCAATTCTTGCAATGCCGCTACAAGGTCAGGATAACGAGCCGTGTCTTTACCATGGACCTGCACGGTCAACAATGGAACAGCCAGCTGGGGTACAGGAGGCACACCTTCAGGGTTGCCAATAATATCACCAACATGGGTTTCGCTTAGTCCGTACAGTGCGGCGATCTGTCCGGCATGAACAGCACCGGTATCCGCCCATTTCCGACCATCCATTCGGCGAATCTGTGTCACTTTCTCTTCCAGCTTCCGAGTGGAGTTATAGATCGTATCCCGATTATGCACGCTGCCACCATACATGCGAACATAGGCTGTACGGCCCATCGTTTTATCCCGTTCAATTTTGAATACAACCCCAGATACTGAAGGTTCTTGAGGCTGAGCAGGTGCAGGAAGAAATTCGATGATGGCATCCAGTAGTTCCGTTACACCGATCCCTTTGCCAGAAGCACCATAACAAATGGGGAATACTTCGCCCTGATGCACCTGTTTGCGAAATGCTTCATCTAGCTGGTCAGCAGGCAGCGTTTCACCATTAATGTAGGCTTCCATCAGATCTTCATCCAGTTCGGCCAATAGTTCAAAAAGGCCAGGGATAGATGCAGAAGAACCCTTCGCTTGCGTTTGGCTTTCATTCCATAGGGAGTCGATGCCCTCAAACACCTCTTCATTCATACAAAAGGATTGGATCTCGCATACGAAGGGGGAGAGGCTGGAGCGGATCTGATCAATAACTGTCTCTGCAGAGGCGCCAACCCGATCCATTTTGTTAATATAAATCAGGGTAGGAATTCCAAGCGAGCGGAGAGCATGCCAGATGGTCTCGCTTTGGGATTGGACCCCTTCCACGGCGGATACAATCATTACGGCTCCGTCCATAACACGTAGGGCTCGCTCTACCTCAGAGCTGAAATCGATATGTCCCGGCGTATCAATCAGATCAATAATCGTATCTTTCCAGATCAAAGAGGTCATAGCCGCCTGTACAGAGATGCCTCGTTCTTTTTCAATATCCAGAGAATCTGTGGCTGTTGTTCCATCATCCACGCGACCTGGACTACGCACGACACCGCTTTGAAATAACATATGTTCTGTCGTTGTTGTTTTCCCTGCATCGACGTGTGCGAAGATGCCGATATTTCTGCGATTCAATTCGTTTAACATGGGATGTAAGGCTCCTCTGGCAGCAGAAACGCATCGTTTCCGACATTGTAATTCAGTATTATAACATACCATACGAATAGTATGGAAGAATATGTTACACACAGACAAATCTCTACATTTCAGGATGTCGTGACAATCAGGTTTGATCCTGATTCTTCATGGTTTTACGGTAGACAGCGGGTGTGGTACCCGTGAGTTTCTTGAATTGTCGATAAAAATGGGGCAGGCTCTCAAAGCCGCAGGCATCGGCAACAACAGCCATCGTCTCATCACTTCGAAGCAGATGCTCTTTCGCCATAATGACCCGGCGGGCCAGTGCATAGTCAGTTAGCGTCATGCCGGTATACCTTTTGAACGCACGGCTGAAGTGCGCCGGTGACACGGCTGCCTGCCGTGCCAGTTCCGGCAAGGAAAGGCCACTGCGCAGCTCTTCATCCATATGAGTCAGGGTATAGGAGAGCCAGCCTGGTCCAGGAACACTTCTGGCAGGACTTGCAGGACCAACTGCCTCCAATCGCTCCAGATAAATAAGTAAGAGTTGCAACCGCAGCAGAGCGGCGTGGGCACTCAGGTGATGTTCTAACTGGAATTCTGCATGGATGTCATCAATTAACGAAGCAACCTGGGCCTGCTCCTTGGACTCCAGATGCCTCTTGTACACCCTGCGTTTGCGGCAGCGTTCAAATAGCGAGAGCATGGCTGACGCACTGCTTCCCGCTGTGGAGGCCAGTAATCCTGGACTGAAGAACACGGCCGACGAAGTCACCAGATTCCCGGCATCCGGTAATGCGCGGTGTACCGTGCTGCCAGGAATGATAAACAAATCACCCTCCTGCATATCTTCAAGACCAGTATCAATGAAAATGGTGCCCTGACCCCGATATACATAAATAATTTCATGCCAGTCATGAAGATGATCCGGCAACTCGTTCTGGGGGGACTTGGTATCTGCATACACCAGACGAAAGGGAATCCCCGATTCCGCCTGAATGGTTGTACGAACGGGTGAACGTTCCATTCGATCTCCTTTCGAAACAGTGGCTACAAAAAAAAGAGAATATGCCTGATCATGAAAGAGTACATTTACCGCAATATAAGCAATTAAATTTCCTTTTATTGATGATACAATGAATTTAAAGCGTTTTCAATGGAAGTGTAAGCGGCTGTGTACCGTGTAGCGGGACATCTGATATTGACAAATAAAACGATGAGGTGAGTGTTCATGTCGGCGAGCACGAAAAGACCAAGGCTAAAGCTGAATCTGCTCGGAAGTGATAACCAGCGCAAGTGCAAAGAAGTGATGGAACGTCCAGTAAAGGTATTACAGATTGGAGAAGGCAACTTTTTGCGTGGGTTTGCAGACTGGATGCTTCATGAAAGTGCCAGACAAGGCAAATTCCATGGCAGTGTTGTGGTGACCCAACCTCGGCCTGGGGGAAAGGCGAAGCTCGAACAAATTCGTGATCAGGACGGATTGTATACGATGATTACCCGGGGGCTGTCACAGGGAAAAGCAGTGGAACGTACGGAAATGATCTCGATTTTTTCACAGTGCATTAATCCGTACGAAGAATGGCAGGATTTTTTGGGGCTTGCGGAATTGCCCTCCCTGGAGTTTGTCATCTCCAATACAACTGAGTCGGGATTGAAATATACGTATTCAGAATACACGCAGGGGGAACCGGTACAATCATTTCCGGGTAAACTGACGGTCTTTTTGCATCAACGTTATCTGCGCTTTGATGGGGACCCATCCCGAGGATTGATTCACCTGCCGTGTGAGTTGCTTGAGGGCAACGGGGATGTACTGCGCAGTTGTGTGCTGCGGC contains these protein-coding regions:
- a CDS encoding GDSL-type esterase/lipase family protein translates to MVYRYVAIGDSLTVGTGALLGTGFVPLYRRMAEMNVRTFVSMDNLGVNGLTSGEMLQMISNNPRVRQSLREADIITLSIGGNDLIRTFKASGGIPNASKMTQVLGDTRSNVSQIMRHIRQLKGNSVYMVRTIGLYNPYPQAAEAAYWVRQYNSFLNGAGSGNYACAQVYDRFEGRERELLFWDRVHPNAKGYRVIAEQLNRTGYYPFA
- a CDS encoding phosphotransferase, with the protein product MHIIDSGSLNDSEQQLISTVLSLYGVTSNWKAQRGKGGMNNSTFMVETGQECYVLRQYETHNDQMKIAFEHEVLSALSRSEFELDVPEPVSLPDDKDATFLAVQDRYSGRSKIVTLFHYREGHNPVWNTPEQLSGLGRAAGMLSSVMARLPLSLDPVYPPYYQIQEAYPLCSPEKLLQLCTSPPDTLMACADDLQKLKVALPDLFNTLRGMEDLPHQLVHGDLNASNVLADSQDIICAILDFEFATWDLRVMELAVPMSDLLTMDKEQAWMWEALAGLIQGFRQHVNLEPEELSVIPALILLRSLDVVMHFISRLFEGTDEPEVAVQQIRKLRERVDWMNGNEERLRELLI
- a CDS encoding tetratricopeptide repeat protein, with amino-acid sequence MLIKFLIFGLLWRIVGNPFLAVLILLIILYFLDRRYVGVMPSFMKPLKRMRNISRLRQQLAMSPNEVSSKLDLARLLIERKRYSEAHALLLELERPYEQSAEYWEALGTTELHLGQTEEGERHILQALDINPRVKYGRPYLTLAGAFKDTHRDKALAYVQQFQEIHSSSSEAYYLLGSVYRSLGRTADAKQAYEQSLNVYRSLPKYKKRQERRWAVRSWFRKRGL
- a CDS encoding TetM/TetW/TetO/TetS family tetracycline resistance ribosomal protection protein; protein product: MLNELNRRNIGIFAHVDAGKTTTTEHMLFQSGVVRSPGRVDDGTTATDSLDIEKERGISVQAAMTSLIWKDTIIDLIDTPGHIDFSSEVERALRVMDGAVMIVSAVEGVQSQSETIWHALRSLGIPTLIYINKMDRVGASAETVIDQIRSSLSPFVCEIQSFCMNEEVFEGIDSLWNESQTQAKGSSASIPGLFELLAELDEDLMEAYINGETLPADQLDEAFRKQVHQGEVFPICYGASGKGIGVTELLDAIIEFLPAPAQPQEPSVSGVVFKIERDKTMGRTAYVRMYGGSVHNRDTIYNSTRKLEEKVTQIRRMDGRKWADTGAVHAGQIAALYGLSETHVGDIIGNPEGVPPVPQLAVPLLTVQVHGKDTARYPDLVAALQELTDEDPLLDLQWLPEERELHLKVMGTIQLEILSSLLMSRFGLDVVFDPPSVIYKETPRSSGEGFIAYTMPKPCWAILRLSIEPLPRGSGLIYSSTVRTDHLLLRYQNEVERRIPEALSQGLLGWEVTDLRITLIEGEHHVWHTHPLDFVVATPMGIMDGLANTGTTLLEPILNFRLTVPEEYGGKALSDLVHMRATFEAPIIGGGRCIVEGRMPLASSMDYPVKLRSETSGRGVLTTSFAGYQDCPTDQIHTRKRRGVNPLDQSKYILSVRNAITS
- a CDS encoding AraC family transcriptional regulator, whose protein sequence is MERSPVRTTIQAESGIPFRLVYADTKSPQNELPDHLHDWHEIIYVYRGQGTIFIDTGLEDMQEGDLFIIPGSTVHRALPDAGNLVTSSAVFFSPGLLASTAGSSASAMLSLFERCRKRRVYKRHLESKEQAQVASLIDDIHAEFQLEHHLSAHAALLRLQLLLIYLERLEAVGPASPARSVPGPGWLSYTLTHMDEELRSGLSLPELARQAAVSPAHFSRAFKRYTGMTLTDYALARRVIMAKEHLLRSDETMAVVADACGFESLPHFYRQFKKLTGTTPAVYRKTMKNQDQT